A DNA window from Engystomops pustulosus chromosome 6, aEngPut4.maternal, whole genome shotgun sequence contains the following coding sequences:
- the REXO2 gene encoding oligoribonuclease, mitochondrial, whose translation MLLARPALSRVVSRIVTGGCMSPPHPGVRLRTAMADGMDQRMVWVDLEMTGLDIKKDEIIEMACLITDSDLNILAEGPNLIIKQPDELLDSMSNWCKEHHGKSGLTQAVRDSKISLAQAEYEFLSFIRKHTPPGVCPLAGNSVHVDKQFLNKYMPQFMRHLHYRIIDVSTVKELCRRWYPVEYECAPKKAASHRALDDIRESIKELQFYRQSIFKKATDEKR comes from the exons ATGCTACTTGCACGCCCGGCGCTGTCTAGAGTTGTGTCTCGCATTGTCACTGGCGGCTGCATGTCCCCACCACACCCGGGGGTCCGACTACGTACGGCCATGGCAGACGGCATGGACCAGAGGATGGTGTGGGTGGACCTGGAG ATGACCGGACTGGACATCAAGAAGGACGAGATCATCGAGATGGCTTGTCTAATAACAGACTCCGACCTCAACATACTAGCGGAG GGGCCCAATCTGATCATAAAACAGCCTGACGAGTTACTGGATTCCATGTCTAACTGGTGCAAGGAGCATCATGGGAAG TCCGGCCTGACGCAGGCTGTGAGGGACAGTAAGATATCCCTGGCGCAAGCCGAATACGAGTTCCTGTCCTTCATCAGAAAACACACTCCACCCGGTGTCTGCCCGCTGGCTG GGAATTCTGTGCACGTGGATAAGCAGTTTCTGAACAAGTACATGCCCCAGTTTATGAGACACCTGCACTACAGGATAATCGATGTCAGCACTGTGAAAGAGCTGTGCAG ACGTTGGTATCCTGTGGAATATGAATGTGCACCAAAGAAAGCGGCTTCTCATAG AGCTTTGGATGATATCAGAGAAAGCATCAAGGAGCTTCAGTTTTACAGACAAAGTATTTTCAAGAAGGCGACTGATGAGAAGAGATAG